The following are encoded in a window of Microbacterium sp. LWO13-1.2 genomic DNA:
- the rfbA gene encoding glucose-1-phosphate thymidylyltransferase RfbA: MRGIILAGGTGSRLHPITLGVSKQLVPVYDKPMIYYPLSTLILAGIRDILMITTPHDAESFHRLLGDGSQFGVSITYKTQPSPDGLAQAFVLGEEHIGSESAALVLGDNIFYGQGMGTQLRQYNELDGGVVFGYWVDDATAYGVVEFGEDGRVVSLEEKPVKPKSNYAVPGLYFYDNDVIEIAKALKPSPRGELEITDVNRVYLDRGKLKVQLLTRGTAWLDTGTFDSLAEATDFIRTVEKRQGLSIGCPEEVAWRMGFLTDDELRERAEPLIKSGYGEYLLKALAQGR; this comes from the coding sequence ATGCGCGGAATCATTCTCGCCGGTGGGACTGGATCCCGGCTGCACCCGATCACCCTCGGCGTCTCCAAGCAGCTGGTCCCGGTGTACGACAAGCCGATGATCTACTACCCACTGTCGACACTCATCCTCGCGGGCATCCGCGACATCCTGATGATCACGACCCCCCACGACGCGGAGTCGTTCCATCGCCTCCTCGGAGACGGTTCGCAGTTCGGGGTCTCCATCACCTACAAGACCCAGCCGTCACCCGATGGGCTCGCACAGGCCTTCGTCCTCGGCGAGGAGCACATCGGGTCCGAATCCGCGGCCCTCGTGCTGGGCGACAACATCTTCTACGGGCAGGGGATGGGCACACAGCTGCGCCAGTACAACGAACTCGACGGGGGAGTTGTGTTCGGCTACTGGGTCGACGACGCGACCGCATACGGCGTCGTCGAGTTCGGCGAGGACGGCCGAGTCGTCTCCCTCGAGGAGAAGCCGGTCAAGCCGAAGAGCAACTACGCGGTCCCCGGACTGTACTTCTACGACAACGACGTCATCGAGATCGCGAAGGCGCTCAAGCCGTCCCCTCGTGGCGAGCTCGAGATCACGGATGTCAACCGCGTGTACCTCGACCGGGGAAAGCTCAAGGTGCAGCTCCTGACCCGCGGAACCGCGTGGCTGGACACCGGAACATTCGATTCGCTCGCAGAGGCCACCGACTTCATCCGCACGGTCGAGAAGCGCCAGGGGCTCTCCATCGGCTGCCCCGAAGAAGTCGCCTGGCGCATGGGATTCCTCACCGACGACGAGCTGCGCGAGCGCGCAGAGCCCCTCATCAAGAGCGGCTACGGGGAGTACTTGCTCAAGGCGCTCGCCCAGGGACGATGA
- a CDS encoding rhamnan synthesis F family protein: MDDYVPFALAGLREHAAHVLVVVNGALSDAGRVALESVSDEVLVRENSGFDIWAHKDALDHVGARIAEFDEVLLTNDTWFGPVRPYGPVFERMGERSTDFWGMTDHAREVPNPFTGKGVLPYHLQSFWIAVRREMFLSDAWVQYWRDLPEMPSYFDAVLKHETIFTEHFAERGFTHDVAYPSADYPTDHPALFNADLLLRDDCPLLKRRQFFHYPPYLDRHAVIGRRVLRDVEDYGYPMPVLWQNLARNVAPKVLNADAGMMEVLPDVDVSYDPERPYRIAVIAHVPHARDLDELLSSTDDIGQSHTLFVTTTTDEDAATITQRLAEQGTGDRAASEVRVVPARGRDMSAFFVGMRDVLVSGDFDLIVKVHTRRPKNRSANAIRYFRRHQVDNLLGSPGYFANVLALFQREPGLGIVMPPMIHVGYATPGKGWAYYLPRAKEVAAQLGIRVPFDGVSPLAPLGGMWICRPAALAPLTRPDWRVEDFDKPSKRRKADLARVLERLVVYGAGEDGFHARTVMSLEHAGISHVSMEYKLDQLASTTPGYPIEQIQFLHRAGWIGKGGAVAMLRMYLNLNHPALVERVRPVVRPVTSILRRAVGAARGAQKLLIGAVKGARS; encoded by the coding sequence GTGGACGATTATGTTCCGTTCGCGTTGGCGGGTCTTCGTGAGCATGCGGCGCATGTTCTGGTGGTCGTGAACGGTGCGTTGTCGGATGCGGGTCGGGTTGCGCTCGAGTCGGTCTCGGATGAGGTGCTGGTTCGGGAGAACTCCGGGTTCGATATCTGGGCGCACAAGGATGCGTTGGATCATGTGGGTGCGCGGATCGCGGAGTTCGATGAGGTTCTGCTGACGAATGACACGTGGTTCGGGCCGGTGCGTCCGTATGGTCCGGTGTTCGAGCGGATGGGTGAGCGGTCGACGGATTTCTGGGGGATGACGGATCACGCGCGTGAGGTGCCGAATCCGTTCACCGGGAAGGGTGTTCTTCCGTATCACCTGCAGTCGTTCTGGATCGCGGTGCGGCGGGAGATGTTCCTGTCGGATGCGTGGGTGCAGTATTGGCGTGATCTGCCGGAGATGCCGTCGTATTTCGATGCGGTGCTGAAGCACGAGACGATCTTCACGGAGCATTTCGCGGAGCGTGGATTCACGCATGACGTCGCCTACCCCTCCGCCGACTACCCGACGGATCACCCGGCGCTCTTCAACGCGGATCTGCTTCTGCGTGATGACTGCCCCCTTCTGAAACGGCGGCAGTTCTTCCACTATCCGCCCTACCTCGATCGGCACGCGGTCATCGGTCGACGGGTCCTGCGCGACGTGGAGGACTACGGCTATCCGATGCCGGTGCTCTGGCAGAATCTCGCGCGCAACGTGGCGCCGAAGGTCCTCAACGCCGATGCCGGAATGATGGAGGTCCTGCCGGACGTCGACGTCTCCTACGACCCCGAGCGGCCGTATCGCATCGCCGTGATCGCGCACGTTCCGCACGCAAGAGACCTCGATGAACTCCTGTCGTCGACCGACGACATCGGGCAATCCCACACACTCTTCGTGACGACCACGACGGACGAGGATGCGGCGACGATCACACAGCGCCTGGCCGAGCAAGGAACCGGGGATCGTGCGGCGAGCGAGGTACGCGTCGTGCCCGCGCGCGGACGGGACATGAGCGCGTTCTTCGTAGGGATGCGGGACGTCCTCGTCAGCGGAGACTTCGATCTCATCGTGAAGGTTCATACCCGAAGGCCGAAGAACCGATCCGCCAACGCCATTCGCTATTTCCGGCGCCACCAGGTGGACAATCTGCTCGGGAGCCCTGGCTATTTCGCCAACGTGCTCGCGCTCTTCCAGCGCGAGCCCGGGCTCGGCATCGTGATGCCGCCGATGATCCACGTGGGATACGCCACGCCGGGCAAGGGCTGGGCCTACTACCTTCCGCGGGCGAAGGAGGTCGCTGCGCAGCTCGGAATCCGGGTGCCGTTCGACGGCGTCTCCCCGCTCGCGCCGTTGGGTGGGATGTGGATCTGCCGCCCCGCTGCGCTCGCGCCGCTGACGCGGCCCGACTGGCGGGTCGAAGACTTCGACAAGCCGTCGAAGAGACGCAAGGCGGACCTCGCCCGAGTACTGGAGCGTCTCGTCGTGTACGGCGCCGGCGAGGACGGCTTCCATGCCAGGACGGTGATGAGCCTCGAACATGCCGGGATCAGTCATGTCTCGATGGAGTACAAGCTCGACCAGCTGGCATCGACCACGCCGGGATATCCGATCGAGCAGATCCAGTTCCTGCATCGGGCCGGCTGGATCGGCAAGGGAGGCGCGGTGGCGATGCTGCGCATGTACTTGAACCTGAACCATCCTGCTCTTGTGGAGCGCGTTCGTCCGGTGGTCCGTCCGGTGACGAGTATTCTCCGACGCGCGGTAGGAGCAGCCAGAGGAGCGCAAAAGCTCCTGATCGGTGCAGTGAAGGGGGCGCGGTCATGA
- the rfbB gene encoding dTDP-glucose 4,6-dehydratase, with translation MQRLLVTGGAGFIGSNFVHHVIENTDAHVTVLDKLTYAGNEASLVGLPTDRFRFVRGDITDAELVDDLFADVDGVVHYAAESHNDNSLHDPRPFLDTNIIGTYTLLEAARRHQRRFHHISTDEVYGDLELDDPERFTESTPYNPSSPYSSTKAGSDLLVRAWVRSFGVQATISNCSNNYGPYQHVEKFIPRQITNVIRGVRPKLYGAGLNVRDWIHADDHSSAVLTILDKGEIGETYLIGADGEKDNKSVVELILAQMGQPADAYDHVTDRAGHDLRYAIDSTKLRTELGWMPRFSDFESGLASTIAWYRDNEAWWAPSKDATESFYASKGQ, from the coding sequence ATGCAGAGACTGCTCGTCACCGGCGGTGCCGGATTCATCGGATCGAACTTCGTGCACCATGTCATCGAGAACACGGACGCCCACGTGACCGTTCTCGACAAACTGACGTACGCCGGCAACGAGGCGTCTCTCGTTGGTCTCCCCACTGACCGCTTCCGCTTCGTGCGGGGCGACATCACGGATGCGGAGCTGGTCGACGATCTCTTCGCCGACGTCGACGGGGTCGTGCACTACGCGGCCGAATCGCACAATGACAACTCCCTCCACGACCCGCGCCCCTTCCTCGACACGAACATCATCGGCACGTACACGCTGCTCGAGGCCGCGCGACGCCATCAGCGACGGTTCCACCACATCTCCACCGATGAGGTCTACGGAGACCTCGAGCTCGACGACCCGGAGCGGTTCACCGAATCCACGCCGTACAACCCCTCTTCCCCGTACTCCTCGACCAAGGCCGGCAGCGACCTCCTGGTGCGAGCCTGGGTGCGCTCGTTCGGCGTGCAGGCGACGATCTCGAACTGCTCGAACAACTACGGCCCGTACCAGCACGTGGAGAAGTTCATCCCGCGTCAGATCACGAACGTGATCCGCGGCGTCCGGCCGAAACTGTACGGTGCAGGACTCAATGTCCGCGACTGGATCCACGCGGACGATCACTCCTCCGCAGTGCTGACCATCCTCGACAAGGGCGAGATCGGCGAGACGTATCTCATCGGCGCCGACGGCGAGAAGGACAACAAGTCGGTCGTGGAACTCATCCTCGCGCAGATGGGACAGCCTGCCGACGCGTACGACCATGTCACCGACCGCGCAGGGCACGATCTTCGTTACGCAATCGACTCCACGAAGCTGCGCACCGAACTCGGCTGGATGCCGCGCTTCAGCGACTTCGAGTCCGGTCTCGCTTCCACGATCGCGTGGTACCGGGACAATGAGGCGTGGTGGGCGCCGTCCAAGGACGCCACCGAGTCCTTCTACGCCTCCAAGGGGCAGTGA